From the genome of Natronolimnobius baerhuensis:
TCGACATCGGCTGGCCGACGGCTGGCCAACATGTCTCGAGTCAGTCGGCCCGCGTCGGAATGATATGGCTCGTCACGCTCGTCGGCGGCACGGCGGGGCTGGCGGCATTTACCATCGGCGCGCGCGCGTGGCGACGATTGCGTTCGTGCCGGCGATTGGCCTCCAGCAGGCCGCACAGAGTATGGTCGGCCAGAATCTCGGTGCAGAACTGCCAGAACGAGCGCGCCGGACGACGTGGGTCGGCGTCGCCATCGCGAGTGGCGGGCTCTGTCTCGTCGGCGCAGTTCAGTGGTTCATCCCCGAAACGCTGTCGGTGGTGTTCGTCCCCGACGCAACGCCCGCAGAGGTCGCCCTCGCCGCAGAGTACCTGCGGATTCTCGCCTATGGCTACTGGGCAATCGGCGCGACCTACCTCCTGCAGGCCGGATTCAACGGTGCCCGGCGCACCCGAACGAGTCTCATCGCGACGCTGTTGCAGTACTGGATCATCCGCCTGCCAGTTGCCGCCGCGTTCGGCTACCTCCTCGAGCCAAGCGTTATCGGCGTCTTCTGGGGCGTGACGATTTCGAACATCGTCGCCGCACTTGGACTCGGCTGGTACTACTGGTACGAGACCTCGAACGGCATGAACGCTCGAGCGGCCGAGACGGCAGCCACAGAGGCAGCAGACTGACGAGTCTACTCGCTCGAGAAACCACCCCCTACCACGGGTAGTTTTACAGTCGTGAACGGAATAGCGCCAGCGTATGAGTCGTTCGACGCCGGACTGGCTGCATCTCTCCGACGACGAGGACATCGTCTGGGAGAGTCGGCCGCACCCGATTACGATGGGACCGCGAGTACCGCTCGCGCTGGCAATTGTCCTCGTCGGCGTCGTCCTCGCCGGGTGGGGCGTCACCGACGGCGGCATTGCAATCGTCGCGCTGTTCGGCGTCGTCTTGATGGCTGCTGGCCTCATCGTCGCGAGCGTCCAGTACATCATCTGGACGAACACACGCTATGTGATCACCTCCGACGAGTTGTACAAAAAGTACGGCATCATCTCGAGAGACGTGACCCAGTTTCGCCTCGACCGCGTCCAGAACACGAGTCTGCAGCAGTCAACCGTGGGGCGCGTGCTCGGCTACGGGAACCTGACGGTGTACACCGCCGGCTCCGGCGAACCCGAACTCACCTTCGAGCGCGTCTCGAGTCCGGAGCGGGCCGCGAGCGTCCTGAACGAGTACCTTGGGACCGTGAGTGCGCCGAACGATCAGACGGTGTGAGACTGACTCTTGTCAGTCACTACTACCCCGACGGTAAGCGCTCCTGTATGTTATCAGACATACAGGTGTAGCAGGTCGTATGAGACGGATTTCGATTTCCAGGTGCTGAGATGGCTATAATCCTCATCGACAGGTGGCATTATATATTTCCTAACTGAACAGACGGAACACAAAGCTCATATGTGAGAGTAGATTCTGCCAACGACACTATGGCATCTCAGCCTGTGCTGTCGAACGACCAGAGTGAGTCGAACCGGACGAGTGTCGCCGCGAGTGCCGGACTCGGAGTGGTGACCGCAGCGATTGGCTACCTGCTCACGGCGGTCCTGATCGCAGGGGAGGCTGGCCACGCAGTCGGTGAGGAGATTGCCGACTGGAAGGGCATCGCCTGGCACTACTACAACGGCCACATGGTCGATATCGGCGGCTCCGGGTCGATTGGCGGATTCAGCAGCAGCGACGCCGTCAATTTCCTCGCTGAGTCGAGTTCGACGAGTGCCACACTCGTGTACGTCATCCCACCAGTTGTCCTTCTCGCGACCGGGGCAGCCCTCGCGTACCACTTCGGTGCGCGAGACATTGGCTCCGCCGTCCTGATCGGCGCACCGGTCACGATTGGCTACGCCGTCGTGATGGGCCTCGGTGCGGTCGTCACGGAAGCAAGCGGCGAGTGGTCGGCGTTCGGCATCGACGCGACGGTCTCGATGGCACCCGAACTGATGCCCGCAATCGTCCTCGCGGGCCTCCTCTACCCGCTCGTGTTCGCTACGGCTGGAGCTGTCCTGACCGCAGTGCTTCGTTCCTAAGAAGCGCCGCTCGACACTCGGCACTCGCCACTCGAGGGCGGCCGTGCCGACTCGAAGGAAACGCCTTTCACTGCTGACTCCCCGTGTTCGCCTGATGGAGGTCGCCGAGGTTCTCCCAGAGTTCGCCGACGCCTTTGCCTTTGAGGAGTTCAATCGAATGCAACGCGAGGCCGTGCCCGCCTTACTCGAGTCCGATGACAACGTCGTCGCGAGCGCGCCGACGGCTGCGGGCAAGACCGCCCTCGCGGAACTCGCGATCTGTAAGGCACTCGCGGATGGCGGAACCGCACTGTTTATCGCGCCGATGCGAGCCCTGACGAACGAGAAAGAAGACGACTGGGACCGATTTGAGGACCTCGAGTACTCGGTGTACGTCGTCACGGGCGAACGGGATCTGAACCCGCGGCGCGCGCGACGCGCGGACATCCTCGTGATGACACCCGAGAAACTCGACTCGGCGACCCGCAAACACGATTCGCGACGCTATGACTTCGTCACCGACGTCGACGTCTGCGTTATCGACGAAGTCCACTTACTCGACGCCGACCGACGGGGATCGGTGCTCGAGGTGACGATTTCCCGACTGCGGCGACTCTGTGCGCCACGCGTCGTGGCGCTGTCGGCGACGATGCCGAACATCGACGACGTAGCGGCCTGGCTCGACGCGCCCGCGGAGACCACCTTCGAGTTCGGCGACGAGTACCGGCCGGTCGAGCTGAACGCGGGCGTCAAGACTTACACGCACGGCGAGAACTCCTTTGCCGACAAGTATCGTCGCCTCTATCGCGCACTCGACCTTGCTGAACCGCACCTCAGGGAGGACGGCCAATCACTCGTGTTCGTCTCCTCGAGACAGGATACCGTCCGCGCGGCCGAGAAAGCCCGCGACGAGATCGCCGAACGCGACATTCCAATGGGTGCACGCGGCAACTACGATTTCCATACTGACTCGAAAGCACTCGAGAACGAGACGCTCCGAAACTCCGTCCTCGACGGCGTCGCCTTCCACCATGCCGGCCTCTCGAAGAACGACCGCGACCTCGTCGAGGAGTGGTTCAAGGAGGGCATCGTCGAATTGCTCTTTTCAACCTCAACGCTGGCCTGGGGTGTGAACCTGCCCGCCCGCTGTGTCGTGATCCGGGATACGAAACTCCACGACCCGCTCGAGGGCGAAGTCGACATGAGTCCCCTCGACGTGCTCCAGATGCTCGGGCGGGCGGGTCGGCCGGGCTACGACGACGTGGGCTACGGCTGGGTCGTCTGCGACACGGCGGAGGCGGACAAGTACCGCCGCCTGCTGCGCGATGGCAAAGAGATCGAATCCCGCCTCGCAGACAGCCTCGAGACCCACCTGAACGCCGAAATTGCAATGGGGACGATTACCGACCTTGACGATGTAATGGACTGGCTCGAGACGACCTTTTACTACGTCCGCGGGCAGTCCAAACCCGAGGCATACGAGTTCCCGAACCTCCGCGAGCGCGTCCGTGATTGCCTCGAGGACCTCGTTTCCCACGGCTTCGTCGAGACCGGCGAGGACCTCTCCATCGAGGCGACGCAACGAGGCGTCCTCGCCTCGAAGTACTACCTGCGCCTCGAGACGGCGGCGACGTTCGCCCGACTCTGTGACCGGATCGACGACGGCGACGATCTCGAGACGAACGACATTCTCGAGGCGGTCGCGACGGCCGGCGAGTTCGACTCCGTCTCGTCCAGACAGGACGAACGCGACGCCATCGACGCCGTGTTAGTTGGCCAGGAGTACGGCGACCTCGAGGCCGGCCAGCGGAAAGTGCTCGCTATCTTGCGGGGTGCAGCCAGCGGGACAACCCCGACGGAACTCGCGAGCGATTCGTGGGTGATCCGCCAGAACGCGACCCGCCTGCTGTCGGCGCTGGGTGCGTTTCTCGACCGCTTTGTCGGCCCGCACGCGGCAAATCGCTCGCGACGTGTCGAGGCACGCATCGAAAACGGCGTCTCGGCGGATGCCGTCGGGCTAACCGCCATCGACGGCGTTGGTGCTGGCCGCGCGAGCAAACTCGCAACAGAAGGGCTGGCGACGCCCGGTGACGTCGTCGGGGCCGGCATTTCCGGGTTGACCGAAGCCGGACTTTCGGAAGGCGTCGCCGAACGCGTCTACGAAGGCGCACAGTCGCTCCCCTCGCTCGAACTCGAGTGGGGCGACTTCCCCGAACAGATTGAAACGGGCGAGAACGAGGTCTGTGAGGTAACCGTTCGAAACGTCGGCGAACCCGAACGCGCCGGTATCCGCGTCACCGTCAACGGCCGCGAGATGACGAGTACGAACACCTATCTTCGCGATACCGAAACCGTCCCCGTCGGCGTCTTCGGCGCAGATGCGGACGAACTCGAGTATACGGTGAGTGTTGCGTTTCCCGAGGAGCCACTGGTGCCGGTCGAGCAGACCAGACACGTCAATATCGCGTGATCGGACTCGGGCCATCACCTTCTGTGGGCTACAGCCGTCTTTCAACTCATGAACAGCCGTCGACCCGCCCGTTCGTGGCGCATTCCCATGATTTCGGCGAACGGCGCGAACGATGCCATCGCAGAGACATCGGACTCGAGATACTGCTCACAGACTTCAGTCACGACCGACTGGAGCGACTCGAGGGTCGATTGAATCGCCGTGTGACCAAATCGCCCGAGTCGCTGGGCTGCACCGAGCAGTCCCGTAACGAACGAGTGGGCGTAGGCAAGACAGGCATCTCGGCGTGAGAGGCCACGCGACTGGGCGATGACGCCAAAGACCACCGGGTAGTGACCCGGCGTCTCGTCGGTTGCGACTGCCGTCGCGAGAGTCGTCTCGACCCCTTGCTCGATGTCTGTCTCGAGGAACAATTCAGAGAGCTTCGCGCCCGCTTTCGTCGAACTCTCACGGAACTCGCGGGGCATCGTCACGGCGTGGAGCCGTTCGTCGACAGTCCGTACCGCCTCGAGATCGTTTGCCTCACTCGCTGCATGGGCGTTCGACAACGCCACGAGTTCACAGGGTCCGACGACACGCCGGAGATACGCAGCGATCACGGCCTCGAGGTCATCACGGTCATCGATTTTATCCTCGTTCAGGTACTGCTCGAGGCCGTATGAGGCCGTGTAGCCACCGACTGGCAGAAACGAGTCTGCAAGCCGAAGGGCCGACAGGAACGCATCGGGGTCAGTGGTCATGGTTGTGGGTGTGGTCGTGGTCATGACCATGGTCGTGAGTGTGCGTCTGTGTGTCTCCGGCCTCGCCATGAGAACCCTCGTGGGGTCCATCGTGAGCGTGGTCAGTTCCGTGGCCGTGCGTGTGACCATCCTCATGAGCGTGGTCATGGCCAGCCTCGCTTCCGTGAGTGTGGTCGTGCTCCGGCGTTTCCGCAGTATCCGAGACGAATCGTTCTGCGTCGACCGTCACTCCCTCGACGGTCGCACCCGGAATCACGTCCGCGACGACCCGCTCGACGATGTGTCGATCCGCTG
Proteins encoded in this window:
- a CDS encoding PH domain-containing protein, translating into MSRSTPDWLHLSDDEDIVWESRPHPITMGPRVPLALAIVLVGVVLAGWGVTDGGIAIVALFGVVLMAAGLIVASVQYIIWTNTRYVITSDELYKKYGIISRDVTQFRLDRVQNTSLQQSTVGRVLGYGNLTVYTAGSGEPELTFERVSSPERAASVLNEYLGTVSAPNDQTV
- a CDS encoding urease accessory protein UreF produces the protein MTTDPDAFLSALRLADSFLPVGGYTASYGLEQYLNEDKIDDRDDLEAVIAAYLRRVVGPCELVALSNAHAASEANDLEAVRTVDERLHAVTMPREFRESSTKAGAKLSELFLETDIEQGVETTLATAVATDETPGHYPVVFGVIAQSRGLSRRDACLAYAHSFVTGLLGAAQRLGRFGHTAIQSTLESLQSVVTEVCEQYLESDVSAMASFAPFAEIMGMRHERAGRRLFMS
- a CDS encoding DEAD/DEAH box helicase, which encodes MEVAEVLPEFADAFAFEEFNRMQREAVPALLESDDNVVASAPTAAGKTALAELAICKALADGGTALFIAPMRALTNEKEDDWDRFEDLEYSVYVVTGERDLNPRRARRADILVMTPEKLDSATRKHDSRRYDFVTDVDVCVIDEVHLLDADRRGSVLEVTISRLRRLCAPRVVALSATMPNIDDVAAWLDAPAETTFEFGDEYRPVELNAGVKTYTHGENSFADKYRRLYRALDLAEPHLREDGQSLVFVSSRQDTVRAAEKARDEIAERDIPMGARGNYDFHTDSKALENETLRNSVLDGVAFHHAGLSKNDRDLVEEWFKEGIVELLFSTSTLAWGVNLPARCVVIRDTKLHDPLEGEVDMSPLDVLQMLGRAGRPGYDDVGYGWVVCDTAEADKYRRLLRDGKEIESRLADSLETHLNAEIAMGTITDLDDVMDWLETTFYYVRGQSKPEAYEFPNLRERVRDCLEDLVSHGFVETGEDLSIEATQRGVLASKYYLRLETAATFARLCDRIDDGDDLETNDILEAVATAGEFDSVSSRQDERDAIDAVLVGQEYGDLEAGQRKVLAILRGAASGTTPTELASDSWVIRQNATRLLSALGAFLDRFVGPHAANRSRRVEARIENGVSADAVGLTAIDGVGAGRASKLATEGLATPGDVVGAGISGLTEAGLSEGVAERVYEGAQSLPSLELEWGDFPEQIETGENEVCEVTVRNVGEPERAGIRVTVNGREMTSTNTYLRDTETVPVGVFGADADELEYTVSVAFPEEPLVPVEQTRHVNIA